Proteins from a single region of Desulfosalsimonas propionicica:
- a CDS encoding complex I subunit 4 family protein, with translation MQMHAAQFPFLSTILLICIFGLALVLVLPKNSNAAVKWVSAACSAATLALSVFLFAAYDRGAGGMQFVERLDWIPSMGISYLNGIDGFAAPMLLLTGIVFFTGVVSMWELDFRVKEFFALFILLVIGVYGMFMALDLFFIFVWFDVSLLPMYLLIVIWGSSAREYGAMKLTLYLLFGSAMILPGIIYLAAVSGLETFSLPALVENASFSGFEQKTAFLLFYIGFGILAGVWPFHSWSPTGHVAAPTAVSMLHAGVLMKIGAFGILRVGMFLCPEGWMYWSPMMAVLAVIGIVYGVMVGLRQTDLKFVIGYSSVSHMGIVGLGFATMTVDGINGAVFQMFAHGVMTALFFSAVGHIYDRTHTREIGELGGLSAVMPAASGYFVIAALAGIGVPCLASFWAELLVFIAAFRVYPALAMISVGVLVVNALFMLRVVRNTCFGPLNDRWAHLKDMRFAMGMPRAVLAAAIVGFGLMPFLMYDLIQTASVPLIHSLGQAVGFAGPESVETLFTELMSVWP, from the coding sequence ATGCAGATGCATGCCGCACAATTTCCGTTTTTGAGCACGATCCTGCTGATATGCATATTCGGGCTGGCACTGGTGCTGGTGCTGCCCAAAAACAGCAATGCGGCGGTCAAATGGGTGAGTGCGGCGTGTTCGGCTGCAACCCTGGCCCTGTCGGTTTTTCTGTTTGCTGCATATGACCGGGGGGCGGGGGGCATGCAGTTCGTGGAGCGCCTGGACTGGATCCCCTCCATGGGCATTTCCTATTTAAACGGCATAGACGGATTTGCCGCGCCCATGCTTCTGCTCACGGGGATTGTGTTTTTTACCGGGGTTGTTTCCATGTGGGAACTCGACTTTCGGGTAAAGGAGTTCTTCGCCCTGTTTATCCTCCTGGTCATCGGCGTTTACGGCATGTTCATGGCCCTTGACCTGTTTTTCATTTTCGTGTGGTTTGATGTTTCGCTTCTTCCCATGTACCTGCTCATCGTGATCTGGGGCAGCAGCGCCCGGGAGTATGGGGCCATGAAGCTGACCCTGTATCTTTTGTTCGGAAGCGCAATGATTTTGCCGGGCATCATTTATCTGGCAGCCGTATCCGGCCTGGAGACGTTTTCTCTGCCCGCCTTGGTGGAAAATGCGTCTTTTTCCGGCTTTGAGCAGAAAACCGCATTTTTGCTGTTTTATATCGGATTCGGGATTCTGGCCGGGGTATGGCCGTTTCACTCCTGGTCGCCCACGGGTCACGTGGCCGCCCCCACGGCGGTGAGCATGCTGCATGCCGGCGTACTCATGAAGATCGGGGCTTTCGGCATCCTGCGGGTTGGCATGTTTCTGTGCCCGGAAGGCTGGATGTACTGGTCGCCGATGATGGCGGTTCTGGCGGTCATCGGGATTGTCTATGGGGTCATGGTGGGCCTTCGACAGACGGATCTCAAGTTTGTGATCGGCTATTCCAGTGTTTCCCACATGGGAATCGTGGGCCTGGGGTTTGCCACCATGACAGTTGACGGGATTAACGGGGCGGTGTTTCAGATGTTTGCCCACGGGGTCATGACGGCCCTTTTTTTCTCGGCTGTGGGACATATCTATGACCGCACCCACACCCGGGAAATCGGCGAACTCGGCGGACTGTCGGCTGTGATGCCCGCGGCCAGCGGTTATTTTGTTATTGCAGCGCTTGCCGGCATCGGTGTGCCCTGTTTGGCCAGCTTCTGGGCTGAACTGCTGGTTTTTATCGCCGCGTTCAGGGTCTACCCGGCCCTGGCAATGATATCCGTGGGTGTTTTGGTGGTAAATGCCCTGTTCATGCTCCGGGTTGTCCGCAATACCTGCTTTGGGCCCTTGAATGACCGCTGGGCGCATTTAAAGGACATGCGCTTTGCAATGGGTATGCCCCGGGCGGTGCTGGCCGCGGCAATCGTGGGCTTCGGTCTGATGCCGTTTCTCATGTATGATTTGATCCAGACCGCCTCGGTCCCCCTGATCCATTCCCTGGGCCAGGCAGTCGGGTTCGCCGGGCCGGAAAGCGTTGAGACCCTTTTCACGGAATTGATGAGCGTATGGCCATGA
- a CDS encoding NADH-quinone oxidoreductase subunit 5 family protein has translation MLFQPVPEISLYLAWAAAVVPLAAFGVILVFLRRLPGVAAGTSVAAAAVSLICAVCLLVRHLGMDAPLQSSVTWMASGDFEIAVGVLLDSLSLVMLVIVTCIAFLVQVYSLGYMAGDPGYGRYFGFMSLFAWAMAGLVLAPNILQIFIFWELVGLSSYLLIGFWYEKFSATRAGKKAFIMTRAGDTLFFWGWLILLVSGGTLHIFELNSGAHGLSSAMTTASALLVFGGIIGKSAQFPLMTWLPDAMEGPTPVSALLHSATMVAAGVFLLGRLFPFFSQSDTAMTVCMAVGTVSMLLSATMAMVSRDIKQVWAYSTISQLGFMIMALGAGGYAAGIFHLTTHAGFKALLFLCAGVLIHVHETNDMFVIARAGGRRMKTAMICMTAGALALAGIWPFSGFFSKEAIMGALAAADNPVWLFCGLAGVFLTAYYTFRLIFIILFPRSAATGGPGDRHGSVPANAAMYAVLVILAVITLAAGFFAQGFQDFISIHSGHAKDGHTAFWAHIASPVLAVAGIFAAWMQFGRSASDQVGFAEKIGPVGRLFARRWYLDHVYAWITDRVLDRGIAEGARRAENRMIEGALAMITGWVVFCGRMAAGWHRAMIQPKLMVAFAVMFGLTLILMVV, from the coding sequence ATGCTTTTCCAACCCGTACCCGAAATTTCGCTCTACCTGGCCTGGGCCGCAGCCGTGGTGCCCCTGGCGGCCTTCGGGGTCATCCTGGTGTTTCTCCGGCGCCTGCCCGGGGTTGCGGCCGGGACTTCCGTGGCCGCTGCAGCCGTATCCCTGATCTGCGCGGTTTGTCTTTTGGTCCGCCATTTGGGCATGGATGCGCCCCTGCAATCTTCTGTGACATGGATGGCCTCCGGGGATTTTGAGATTGCCGTTGGGGTGCTGCTCGATTCTTTGAGCCTTGTCATGCTGGTGATTGTGACCTGTATTGCGTTTCTGGTCCAGGTTTATTCCCTTGGCTACATGGCCGGTGATCCCGGCTATGGGCGGTATTTTGGGTTCATGTCCCTGTTTGCCTGGGCCATGGCCGGTTTGGTGCTCGCCCCCAATATCCTCCAAATCTTTATATTCTGGGAACTGGTGGGCCTTTCGTCTTATCTGCTCATTGGTTTCTGGTATGAAAAGTTTTCCGCCACCCGGGCGGGAAAAAAGGCGTTTATCATGACCCGGGCCGGCGATACCCTGTTTTTCTGGGGCTGGCTGATTCTTTTGGTCTCGGGGGGGACATTGCATATCTTTGAGTTAAACAGCGGCGCCCACGGGCTTTCCAGCGCCATGACAACCGCATCCGCGCTGCTGGTATTCGGGGGCATTATCGGCAAAAGCGCCCAGTTTCCGCTCATGACCTGGCTGCCCGATGCCATGGAGGGGCCCACGCCGGTCAGTGCCCTGCTTCATTCCGCCACAATGGTTGCCGCCGGGGTTTTTCTGCTGGGCCGGCTGTTTCCGTTTTTCAGCCAATCCGATACGGCCATGACCGTGTGCATGGCAGTGGGTACTGTCAGCATGCTGCTTTCAGCCACCATGGCAATGGTGAGCCGGGATATCAAGCAGGTGTGGGCTTATTCCACCATCAGTCAGCTCGGTTTCATGATCATGGCCCTTGGCGCTGGCGGTTATGCGGCCGGGATATTTCACCTCACCACCCATGCCGGGTTCAAGGCGCTTTTGTTTTTATGTGCCGGGGTTTTGATCCATGTCCATGAGACAAACGATATGTTTGTCATTGCCCGGGCCGGCGGACGCCGCATGAAAACGGCCATGATCTGCATGACAGCCGGCGCCCTGGCGCTTGCCGGAATATGGCCCTTTTCCGGTTTTTTCAGCAAAGAGGCGATCATGGGCGCACTGGCGGCCGCAGACAATCCCGTATGGCTGTTTTGCGGGCTTGCCGGGGTATTTTTGACCGCATATTATACGTTTCGCCTGATTTTTATCATTCTGTTTCCCCGCAGCGCAGCTACCGGGGGGCCCGGCGACCGGCACGGGTCCGTGCCCGCCAATGCGGCCATGTATGCGGTGCTGGTGATCCTGGCTGTGATTACCCTGGCGGCGGGGTTTTTTGCACAAGGCTTTCAGGATTTTATCAGTATCCACAGCGGACATGCCAAAGACGGTCACACGGCTTTTTGGGCCCATATCGCCTCTCCGGTTCTGGCGGTTGCAGGCATTTTTGCTGCGTGGATGCAATTTGGCCGCAGTGCCTCGGATCAGGTGGGGTTTGCTGAGAAAATCGGGCCCGTGGGCCGTCTTTTTGCCAGACGCTGGTACCTGGATCATGTTTACGCCTGGATAACAGATCGCGTGCTGGACCGCGGCATTGCCGAGGGGGCCCGGCGGGCGGAGAATCGGATGATCGAAGGGGCGCTGGCCATGATCACCGGCTGGGTTGTTTTCTGCGGCCGCATGGCCGCGGGATGGCACCGGGCCATGATTCAGCCGAAGCTGATGGTGGCGTTTGCCGTGATGTTCGGATTGACACTTATTTTGATGGTTGTTTAA
- the nuoK gene encoding NADH-quinone oxidoreductase subunit NuoK has product MIVPYTHVMLLGAIVFLMGMICTLTRRNLIMIIVGLEIMLNAAAIVFVGAGLQFGQIEGQVMALFIVAVAAAEVSVGLAMVVCIYRQRNSIDPQCMKDSPCVPDPKETGELLPNA; this is encoded by the coding sequence ATGATTGTACCCTACACCCATGTCATGCTGCTTGGGGCCATTGTGTTTCTGATGGGGATGATCTGCACTTTGACCCGCAGGAATCTGATCATGATCATTGTGGGACTGGAGATCATGTTAAATGCTGCTGCCATTGTGTTTGTGGGCGCAGGGCTGCAGTTTGGCCAGATCGAAGGTCAGGTCATGGCGCTTTTTATCGTGGCCGTGGCCGCAGCCGAGGTGTCAGTGGGCCTGGCCATGGTGGTTTGCATATACCGGCAGCGAAACAGCATTGATCCGCAATGCATGAAAGACAGCCCGTGTGTCCCGGATCCGAAAGAAACCGGTGAACTGCTTCCGAACGCTTAA
- a CDS encoding NADH-quinone oxidoreductase subunit J family protein has translation MTVYAVFFYIIAALIIASAGLAITRKHMVHAVLYLVVSFIATALLFYLLGAPLVGIFQVILYAGAIMVLFLFIVMMIRMAPGPDRPFPAGHFLAAFGVCGIYVAAALLVAFSSGPETGRPMAAAAASPAAFGFYLFDRHWLAVEMISLLLLVALIGALHLGRAGRRKKSGNKEP, from the coding sequence ATGACTGTTTACGCCGTGTTTTTCTATATCATTGCCGCGCTGATCATCGCCTCTGCTGGCCTGGCGATCACCAGAAAGCACATGGTTCATGCGGTGCTTTACTTGGTGGTGTCGTTTATTGCAACAGCCCTGCTGTTTTATCTGCTGGGCGCGCCGCTTGTGGGGATTTTTCAGGTGATCCTATATGCCGGGGCCATTATGGTGCTTTTTCTCTTCATTGTCATGATGATCCGAATGGCTCCGGGACCGGATCGGCCCTTTCCGGCAGGTCACTTTCTGGCGGCCTTTGGGGTCTGCGGGATATATGTTGCCGCTGCGTTGCTGGTCGCGTTTTCTTCCGGTCCTGAAACCGGCAGACCAATGGCTGCGGCAGCGGCGTCGCCCGCTGCGTTCGGGTTTTATTTGTTTGACCGGCACTGGCTGGCAGTGGAGATGATATCGCTTCTGCTCCTGGTGGCCCTGATCGGGGCCCTTCACCTGGGCAGGGCGGGAAGACGGAAAAAATCCGGAAACAAGGAGCCGTGA
- the nuoI gene encoding NADH-quinone oxidoreductase subunit NuoI codes for MKELFLIVHSLCTGFYTTLKHVFRGPATELYPEYKRPLPARSRARIILTADPDGRERCVACYLCSAACPVDCISMQAAENPEGRRYAAWFRINFGRCIYCGLCEEACPTAAIQLTPSFEHADRDILKMVAEKHDLQVDHCGKDQNYNFYDHAGVADAIRPKGGHVNESPPVNVRTNMP; via the coding sequence ATGAAGGAATTGTTCCTGATCGTGCATTCGCTTTGCACGGGTTTTTACACCACATTGAAACACGTTTTCCGGGGACCGGCCACGGAGCTGTATCCCGAGTACAAGCGCCCCCTGCCGGCCCGATCCAGGGCGCGCATCATTTTAACCGCTGATCCGGACGGCAGGGAGCGCTGTGTGGCCTGCTATCTTTGCTCGGCTGCATGTCCGGTGGACTGCATTTCCATGCAGGCGGCCGAAAACCCGGAAGGTCGGCGGTATGCGGCATGGTTCCGGATCAATTTCGGCAGGTGCATATACTGCGGGCTCTGCGAGGAGGCCTGTCCCACCGCGGCCATCCAGCTCACCCCGTCTTTTGAACACGCAGACCGGGACATTCTGAAGATGGTTGCTGAAAAGCACGATCTCCAGGTGGACCACTGCGGAAAGGACCAAAATTACAATTTCTACGATCATGCCGGTGTGGCCGACGCGATTCGCCCAAAGGGCGGGCACGTAAACGAGTCGCCGCCGGTCAATGTGAGAACCAACATGCCGTGA
- the nuoH gene encoding NADH-quinone oxidoreductase subunit NuoH, protein MGLWLTGYAVLMIKVAVILTGVLLLAAYLVLLERKLLGRFQARIGPNRAGIFGLLQPVSDGIKLLTKEDVIPQGAHRRIFLFAPAVVAATALLTFAVVPMGPDLHLGGRKIPMVVTDMNVGLLYVFAMASLSVYGVVLGGWASDSKYAMLGSIRGAAQMISYELALGLSIVPVVMLAGSLSLVDIVDAQAGRPFILVQPLAFVIFFLSAMAESKRIPFDLPEAEAELGSGYHTEYSGMRFGMFFLGEYVQMQVLGALTAVFFLGGWRGPFLPAPLWLLVKIVLVVTAMIWIRATLPRFRYDQLMGLGWKFLIPAALINIVITGFVMVGI, encoded by the coding sequence ATGGGACTTTGGCTGACAGGATATGCCGTTTTAATGATTAAGGTCGCGGTGATTTTAACCGGCGTTCTTTTGCTGGCCGCTTACCTGGTGCTTTTGGAGCGCAAGCTGCTGGGCCGCTTCCAGGCCCGCATCGGGCCCAATCGTGCCGGGATTTTCGGCCTGCTCCAGCCTGTTTCCGACGGCATCAAGCTTTTGACAAAAGAAGATGTCATACCCCAGGGGGCCCACCGCAGGATTTTTTTGTTCGCCCCGGCTGTTGTTGCCGCCACGGCCCTGCTCACCTTTGCGGTGGTGCCCATGGGTCCGGACTTACACCTTGGCGGCAGAAAGATTCCCATGGTGGTCACGGACATGAATGTGGGGCTGCTCTATGTTTTTGCCATGGCTTCTTTGAGTGTTTACGGGGTGGTGCTGGGTGGATGGGCCTCGGATTCCAAGTATGCCATGCTCGGCAGCATCCGCGGCGCGGCCCAGATGATCAGCTACGAACTGGCCCTGGGGCTTTCCATTGTCCCGGTGGTCATGCTGGCGGGCTCTCTGAGCCTGGTCGATATCGTAGACGCCCAGGCGGGCAGGCCGTTTATCCTGGTTCAGCCCCTGGCCTTTGTCATATTTTTTCTCTCTGCCATGGCCGAAAGCAAGCGCATTCCCTTTGATCTGCCCGAGGCAGAGGCCGAGCTCGGCTCGGGGTATCACACGGAATACAGCGGCATGCGCTTTGGGATGTTTTTTCTGGGGGAATATGTGCAGATGCAGGTTCTTGGTGCCCTTACAGCGGTGTTTTTCCTCGGGGGCTGGCGCGGGCCGTTTTTGCCCGCTCCCCTGTGGCTGCTTGTAAAAATTGTTCTGGTGGTAACCGCCATGATCTGGATCCGGGCCACTTTGCCCAGGTTCCGTTATGATCAGCTCATGGGCCTGGGCTGGAAGTTTCTGATCCCTGCGGCCCTGATCAATATCGTGATTACCGGGTTTGTGATGGTGGGCATATGA
- the nuoG gene encoding NADH-quinone oxidoreductase subunit NuoG yields the protein MPNLIIDNKKIRVAKGTRVIDAAESAGIYIPRFCYFAELGAVGACRVCAVKFIDGPVEGIQMSCMVEAEDGMVVSTDDAEAVDFRRHVIEWMMMNHPHDCPVCDEGGHCLLQDLTVAGGHGIRRFAGKKRTYADQYLGPLIRHEENRCIQCYRCSRFYQEYCGYTDLGVMGIAQRIYFGRYKDGVLENPFSGNLIDLCPTGVYTDKPSRYTGRRWDFERTTGVCTTCSLGCSITVSARYRQIVRLEAAFSQSVNGAFICDRGRYGFFWVNSENRPRQGRVETKATPPQKAAAAAAGWLDRLAEQYGAGAIAVAGSGRSSLETLAAWMDLCRSRSWRGFFFDDLAAAPAAPVAVFGLSPENVISMKAVESADMILAVGTDALDEAPMLALAMRQAWRAGAGVAAIDPRDLEWPFEFQQVVAAHDEIVDLLSGIEPENEIGGNAGNHAGKMAAIQDQVRHSRFPVILCGTAIVDQGTALAAAGLVKRLRKNKKDARLFYTLPGANTFGGILLDHRVKPPDELIHAMESGEIKALVAVESDLWQNCTDRDRLERALNGLEFLCAADCMATELVSRADIVIPVSSVYESGGIYVNQEARAQWSPPAHAGGTPVRITGAGGHPPRVIGPGIAGGDMPSAWQAAWQIAGLDPPAGPGEMIEWMTKTYPVTGSVKTMAAQGVRIFPLQ from the coding sequence ATGCCGAATCTCATCATTGACAACAAAAAGATCAGGGTTGCCAAAGGCACCCGGGTCATTGATGCCGCCGAAAGCGCCGGTATCTATATCCCGCGGTTTTGCTATTTCGCCGAACTCGGTGCGGTGGGCGCCTGCCGGGTATGTGCGGTGAAATTCATAGACGGACCCGTTGAGGGCATACAGATGAGCTGCATGGTAGAGGCTGAAGACGGCATGGTGGTCTCCACAGACGATGCCGAGGCCGTGGATTTCAGAAGGCATGTCATTGAGTGGATGATGATGAACCACCCGCATGACTGCCCGGTTTGCGACGAAGGCGGCCACTGTCTGCTCCAGGACCTCACCGTGGCCGGCGGCCACGGCATCCGCAGGTTTGCCGGCAAAAAACGGACATATGCAGACCAGTATCTCGGGCCGCTGATCCGCCACGAGGAAAACCGATGCATCCAGTGCTACCGCTGCTCCCGGTTTTACCAGGAATATTGCGGATATACAGACCTCGGGGTCATGGGCATTGCCCAGCGGATTTATTTTGGGCGTTACAAAGACGGCGTGCTTGAAAACCCGTTTTCCGGAAACCTCATCGATCTGTGCCCCACAGGTGTCTACACGGACAAGCCGTCGCGCTACACCGGCCGCAGATGGGATTTTGAGCGGACCACCGGCGTGTGTACCACCTGCAGTCTGGGCTGCAGCATCACGGTTTCGGCCAGGTACAGGCAGATTGTTCGTCTGGAGGCGGCTTTCAGCCAGTCGGTCAACGGCGCCTTTATCTGTGATCGCGGACGATACGGGTTTTTCTGGGTCAACTCGGAAAACCGGCCCAGGCAGGGCCGGGTGGAGACAAAAGCAACTCCCCCGCAAAAAGCCGCTGCTGCTGCGGCCGGGTGGCTCGATCGTCTGGCGGAGCAATACGGCGCCGGTGCCATTGCGGTTGCCGGCTCCGGGCGCAGCAGCCTGGAAACCCTGGCTGCATGGATGGATTTGTGCAGGAGCCGGTCCTGGCGCGGGTTTTTTTTCGATGATCTGGCAGCCGCCCCGGCGGCGCCGGTCGCGGTTTTCGGTCTGAGCCCGGAAAATGTCATATCCATGAAAGCTGTTGAATCCGCGGACATGATTCTGGCTGTGGGCACAGATGCTTTGGACGAGGCCCCCATGCTCGCCCTGGCCATGCGCCAGGCATGGCGGGCAGGGGCAGGAGTTGCAGCCATTGATCCCAGAGACCTTGAGTGGCCGTTTGAATTCCAGCAGGTTGTGGCCGCACATGATGAAATCGTTGATTTGTTGTCCGGTATTGAGCCGGAAAACGAAATTGGCGGCAATGCCGGCAACCATGCCGGCAAAATGGCGGCAATCCAGGATCAGGTCCGGCACAGCCGCTTTCCGGTGATCCTTTGCGGCACTGCTATTGTTGATCAAGGCACGGCTTTGGCCGCAGCCGGCCTTGTCAAACGATTGCGCAAAAACAAAAAGGACGCGCGCCTGTTTTACACCCTGCCCGGGGCCAACACCTTTGGCGGGATTTTGCTGGATCACCGGGTGAAACCCCCGGATGAACTCATCCATGCCATGGAATCCGGTGAAATCAAGGCGCTGGTGGCCGTAGAAAGCGATCTCTGGCAAAATTGCACAGACCGGGATCGTCTGGAGCGCGCGCTCAACGGCCTGGAATTTTTGTGTGCAGCCGACTGCATGGCCACTGAACTCGTTTCCCGGGCAGATATTGTCATCCCGGTGTCAAGCGTCTATGAATCCGGGGGAATCTATGTCAACCAGGAAGCAAGGGCCCAATGGTCACCCCCCGCCCATGCCGGGGGCACGCCCGTGCGCATAACCGGGGCAGGCGGCCATCCCCCAAGGGTTATCGGCCCGGGCATTGCCGGAGGTGATATGCCCAGTGCCTGGCAGGCAGCCTGGCAGATTGCGGGTCTGGATCCGCCGGCCGGCCCCGGGGAAATGATCGAGTGGATGACAAAAACCTATCCGGTGACAGGGTCGGTCAAAACCATGGCAGCACAAGGCGTGCGGATTTTTCCTCTGCAGTAA
- a CDS encoding complex I 51 kDa subunit family protein has protein sequence MHPRVLLKNRKSGRIATIDEYRKSGGYQALENAFVKNDPSPGEIREILLEARLLGRGGAGFPIGKKMETVPENAPHPRYLVCNADEMEPGTFKDRVLIHADPHQLIEGIVLAARAIAAEIAVIFIRREYENAARILEREIQVARDAGLAGKNILGSNNDCELIVHRSAGRYICGEGTAVINALEGKRANPRRPPPYPTTSGLWQLPTEVQNVETLCCVPHVISNGAPWFRSLALTESGAGTKVFSVSGRVNHPGCFELPMGIRLSELIEKYAGGMIPGSRFKACMPGGASTRLMPGSMYHLRLDYSEMEENGYRLGTGAIMVFDHKTCLVQVAANLMTFFVRESCGWCTPCREGLPYILDLLNRIEAGQGRAEYIEMIRKMCGHMKYSFCAFAPGAVAPVQALIEDFHAEVTAHIENQGCPFKNRQSDENYAESHH, from the coding sequence ATGCATCCCCGGGTACTGCTGAAAAACCGAAAATCCGGCCGGATCGCCACAATTGACGAATACCGGAAAAGCGGAGGGTATCAGGCGCTGGAAAACGCATTTGTCAAAAATGATCCATCACCCGGCGAAATTCGCGAGATTTTGCTTGAAGCCCGGCTTCTGGGCCGCGGCGGTGCCGGGTTTCCCATTGGAAAAAAAATGGAAACCGTGCCTGAAAATGCCCCGCACCCGAGATATCTGGTGTGCAATGCCGATGAAATGGAACCGGGCACTTTCAAGGACCGGGTGTTGATCCATGCCGATCCCCACCAGCTCATTGAAGGCATTGTCCTGGCCGCCCGGGCGATTGCGGCCGAAATCGCCGTGATTTTCATCCGGCGGGAATACGAAAACGCCGCCCGGATTCTGGAACGCGAGATTCAGGTCGCCCGGGATGCCGGGCTTGCCGGCAAAAACATTCTCGGCTCCAACAACGACTGTGAGCTGATTGTCCACCGCAGTGCCGGCCGGTATATCTGCGGGGAGGGCACTGCGGTGATCAACGCCCTGGAGGGAAAACGGGCCAACCCCCGGCGGCCGCCGCCTTATCCCACTACCAGCGGGCTGTGGCAGCTGCCCACCGAGGTGCAAAATGTTGAAACCCTGTGCTGTGTGCCCCATGTCATTTCCAACGGGGCCCCATGGTTCAGATCCCTGGCCCTGACCGAAAGCGGGGCCGGCACCAAGGTGTTTTCCGTCAGCGGCAGGGTCAATCATCCCGGCTGTTTTGAACTGCCCATGGGTATCCGGCTCTCGGAGCTCATTGAAAAATATGCCGGCGGCATGATACCGGGCTCAAGGTTTAAGGCGTGCATGCCGGGCGGGGCTTCCACGCGGCTTATGCCCGGATCCATGTATCACCTTCGGCTCGATTACAGCGAAATGGAAGAAAACGGCTATCGGCTGGGCACCGGAGCGATCATGGTTTTTGATCACAAGACCTGCCTGGTGCAGGTGGCCGCCAACCTGATGACGTTTTTTGTCAGAGAGTCCTGCGGCTGGTGCACGCCCTGCCGGGAAGGGCTGCCCTATATCCTGGATTTGCTAAACCGCATCGAGGCCGGGCAGGGCAGGGCTGAATACATTGAAATGATACGGAAAATGTGCGGGCACATGAAATATTCCTTTTGTGCGTTTGCCCCAGGAGCCGTGGCCCCGGTTCAGGCCCTGATCGAGGATTTTCACGCAGAGGTCACGGCCCATATCGAAAATCAGGGATGCCCGTTTAAAAACAGGCAATCAGACGAAAATTATGCCGAATCTCATCATTGA
- the nuoE gene encoding NADH-quinone oxidoreductase subunit NuoE, with protein MLPETYINEVEKRLRRAGRPREIIIDVMLEVQQFYGWFSDEALEQTARLLKMNPLEIEELATFYNYIYRQPVGKHVIHVCDSVICWMSEGYASFVEHMQEKLGIQMGQTTDDGMFTLLPVCCLGYCDLAPALMINQRVYGHLTAEKFDQIIEDLRREK; from the coding sequence ATGCTGCCTGAAACTTACATCAATGAAGTGGAAAAACGGCTGCGCCGGGCCGGGCGCCCCAGGGAAATCATCATTGACGTGATGCTCGAGGTGCAGCAGTTCTACGGCTGGTTTTCAGACGAAGCCCTGGAGCAGACCGCACGGCTTTTAAAGATGAATCCTTTGGAAATCGAGGAACTGGCAACTTTTTACAACTACATCTACAGACAGCCGGTTGGAAAACACGTCATCCACGTCTGCGACAGTGTGATTTGCTGGATGAGCGAAGGTTATGCGTCCTTTGTGGAGCACATGCAGGAAAAACTCGGCATCCAAATGGGCCAGACCACCGATGATGGCATGTTTACTTTGCTTCCGGTTTGCTGTCTGGGCTATTGCGATCTGGCCCCGGCGCTGATGATCAATCAGAGGGTGTATGGTCATCTGACCGCGGAAAAATTTGATCAAATCATCGAAGACCTCAGGCGGGAAAAATAA